A portion of the Zootoca vivipara chromosome 6, rZooViv1.1, whole genome shotgun sequence genome contains these proteins:
- the LOC118087207 gene encoding uncharacterized protein LOC118087207: MQTSSERITEAYLPLSYDTNHLPSLGGEVSRKSLISRPSPGAGGSTRKPEAGEEYPSGRAFFKGRCPFWPKRKGAAHPPQGQVTPKSRLCMEATHESPIQAVRKPATREYAQGLDSDEESVGGKTGCSLLRKLLCLKKTPTGPEASPAQMARARCGPVAALSRTADPEGESPLRWQSRAMAQSPAEASSIAEAAAAVADPVDRLVGWWVMKPWRAFRAMLRSRAKKRSVLPENKRIPKAVEERDIRLPAEPETSPIARRGGSLCFSATEDKTLASDMGETHGPQEEDEGSRCGLEIHGRAEDDISDPATEQEVDELCTFLSEGRQLREESRGLRGIFEWRGAGHLPGGDGVEAEDIAEQAPELGDYRYWAEASDGEEQALGDLAENPGGQGMVMATRDLGWLDSELLTSPVVGMGGRKEKRGRDVSTASNPESQATEGENGRVVDIIREIKHIRQEVLHLSSCSVPLPASPPGRSDALKPDPYDASRAYIADKQGAPSPGFPQTLLTPLEPPPSFPPRGQGLQEGPPPSRPCQVLAEDGGREVCQKRGSSGRKLASPTEEETVAELGEEDKQRLYLAAVEIVGAAIDAAAEQLAKAAEQGELGSSREVP; this comes from the coding sequence ATGCAGACCTCCTCAGAGAGGATAACAGAGGCCTACCTTCCATTATCTTATGATACCAACCATCTCCCTTCGCTGGGAGGAGAAGTGTCCAGAAAGAGCCTGATTTCAAGGCCTTCTCCAGGGGCTGGGGGGTCCACGAGGAAACCTGAGGCGGGAGAAGAGTATCCCTCAGGAAGGGCTTTCTTCAAGGGGAGGTGCCCGTTCTGGCCGAAGAGGAAAGGGGCTGCCCATCCCCCCCAGGGACAGGTGACCCCCAAGAGCCGTCTCTGCATGGAGGCCACTCATGAGAGCCCCATCCAGGCTGTCCGGAAGCCAGCCACACGTGAATACGCCCAAGGGCTGGACTCCGACGAGGAATCTGTGGGAGGGAAAACCGGCTGCTCTCTCCTCAGGAAGCTCCTGTGTCTGAAGAAGACGCCCACCGGCCCAGAGGCATCGCCAGCCCAGATGGCAAGAGCCAGGTGCGGGCCTGTGGCCGCCCTCAGCAGAACCGCCGACCCGGAAGGGGAGTCTCCTCTGAGGTGGCAGTCCAGAGCTATGGCCCAGAGCCCAGCAGAGGCCAGCTCCATCGCggaggcagcagcggcggtgGCAGATCCAGTGGACAGGCTTGTCGGGTGGTGGGTGATGAAGCCATGGAGAGCTTTCAGGGCCATGCTGAGATCCAGAGCCAAGAAAAGGTCGGTTCTCCCAGAGAACAAGAGAATTCCCAAGGCGGTGGAAGAAAGGGATATTCGCCTCCCTGCAGAGCCCGAAACCTCGCCCATTGCCAGGCGGGGTGGATCCCTCTGTTTTTCAGCCACAGAGGACAAAACTCTTGCATCCGACATGGGTGAAACTCATGGCCCCCAAGAGGAGGATGAAGGCTCAAGGTGCGGGCTGGAGATCCATGGGCGGGCAGAGGACGATATTTCGGACCCCGCGACTGAACAGGAAGTCGACGAGCTCTGCACTTTCTTGAGCGAGGGAAGGCAGCTTCGGGAAGAGAGCCGAGGCCTCAGGGGTATTTTTGAGTGGAGAGGAGCTGGCCACCTTCCTGGGGGGGACGGAGTAGAGGCGGAAGACATCGCAGAGCAGGCCCCTGAGCTGGGGGACTACAGGTACTGGGCCGAGGCATCGGACGGAGAAGAACAGGCTCTTGGCGATCTTGCCGAGAACCCAGGAGGGCAGGGCATGGTGATGGCGACGAGAGATCTGGGCTGGCTGGACAGCGAGTTGCTGACAAGCCCGGTGGTTGGGATGGGTGGGCGGAAGGAAAAGCGGGGAAGGGATGTTTCCACTGCAAGCAATCCCGAAAGCCAAGCAACTGAAGGAGAGAATGGGCGTGTGGTGGACATCATCAGAGAGATCAAACACATCCGTCAGGAAGTGCTGCATCTTAGCAGCTGCTCGGTTCCTCTGCCAGCCTCACCACCTGGCAGAAGCGATGCTCtgaaaccagacccttatgacGCTTCTAGGGCCTACATCGCAGACAAACAAGGGGCACCATCTCCTGGCTTCCCACAGACCCTGCTGACCCCCCTGGAGCCGCCTCCCTCCTTTCCACCCAGAGGGCAAGGCCTTCAGGAGGGGCCACCCCCATCAAGGCCATGCCAGGTTCTCGCAGAGGACGGAGGAAGGGAAGTGTGCCAAAAGAGAGGAAGCTCCGGGCGGAAGCTGGCATCGCCCACGGAGGAGGAAACCGTGGCAGAGCTAGGGGAGGAGGACAAGCAACGGCTCTACCTGGCTGCGGTGGAGATCGTGGGCGCTGCCATCGATGCTGCAGCAGAGCAGCTGGCAAAGGCGGCCGAGCAAGGAGAGCTGGGGTCCAGCAGAGAGGTTCCTTGA
- the LOC118087208 gene encoding transmembrane protein 87A isoform X2: MAAGGRLARCAGPRLPLLRLGLLLAWGATLAPEPASGAASEPGRWNLVAAGNQTKNLFVLSKTMFKDTQIILKFVEKNCVTPDLPLNVTWYLRSSHCHDEVYIDETKADNYLSHYETEASVAGGGQYIWYTTLVPCGQLNELRFPELPKPQKLKPFMEQGVVSSPPSGVKKREAPKQPETKEEAAGKEAGATQVSKDVAKPAASANEKEDKGAAKSAVAKKQKLEVSTVAVTWDDGPYVFLLTIFSIKIPSPNWEIKIDVQMKHPDHQYISASEWPLMVFYMVMCIVYVLYGILWLVLLACYWRDILRIQFWIGGVILLGMLEKAVFYAEFQSIQSQGKSVQGAVIFAEVLCAVKRMLARVLVIIASLGYGIVKPRLGALLNRVVGVGLMYLIFSIIEGVLRVKSAQDDLVLLAAIPLAMLDSALCWWILISLVQTMKLLKLRRNLVKLSLYRHFTNTLIFAVIASVIFIIWTTKTFRLATCQADWRELWIDDAFWRFLFSIILLVIMFLWRPSANNQRYAFMPLVDEGSEPEDEDEEPMVNEAFEGMKMRSSKPEANGILKGSRVDEDLKWVEENIPSSMADVVLPPLLDSDEEIVTTKFEMSKME; the protein is encoded by the exons ATGGCGGCGGGTGGGCGCCTGGCGCGCTGCGCGGGGCCGCGGCTGCCGCTCCtccggctggggctgctgctcgCCTGGGGGGCTACCCTGGCGCCGGAGCCGGCCAGCGGGGCCGCATCGGAGCCCGGCCGCTGGAACCTGGTCGCCGCGGGG AACCAAACGAAGAACTTGTTTGTCTTATCCAAAACAATGTTCAAGGACACCCAGATTATCCTCAAAT TTGTGGAAAAGAACTGTGTTACCCCTGATTTGCCCCTGAACGTCACCTGGTACCTCCGCAGCTCCCATTGCCACGACGAGGTCTACATAGAT GAAACCAAGGCGGACAACTACCTGAGCCATTACGAAACGGAGGCCAGCGTCGCCGGAGGCGGCCAGTACATTTGGTACACGACCCTGGTTCCGTGCGGCCAGCTCAATGAG CTGCGCTTCCCAGAGCTGCCGAAGCCCCAAAAGCTGAAGCCTTTCATGGAGCAAGGCGTGGTTAGTTCG CCCCCGTCGGGAGTGAAGAAGAGGGAGGCTCCCAAGCAGCCAGAGACCAAAGAAGAGGCGGCGGGGAAGGAGGCCGGAGCCACACAAGTGAGCAAGGATGTCGCGaagccggctgcctcggccaacgAGAAGGAAGACAAAGGTGCCGCAAAGAGCGCCGTGGCGAAGAAGCAGAAGTTAGAG GTTTCGACGGTCGCCGTGACCTGGGATGACGGGCCTTACGTCTTCCTCCTCACGATCTTCAGCATCAAGATCCCGAGTCCCAACTGGGAGATCAAAA TTGACGTGCAGATGAAGCACCCCGACCATCAGTACATCTCTGCCTCCGAGTGGCCTCTGATGGTG TTCTACATGGTGATGTGCATTGTCTATGTGCTTTATGGGATCCTCTGGCTGGTCCTGCTGGCCTGCTACTGGCGAGACATCCTTCGCATCCAGTTCTGGATTGGCGGCGTCATCCTCTTGGGAATGCTGGAGAAGGCCGTCTTCTACGCCGAGTTCCAGAGCATCCAGAGCCAAGGGAAGTCAG TTCAAGGGGCGGTGATATTTGCCGAGGTCCTCTGTGCCGTGAAGCGGATGCTGGCCCGGGTGCTGGTCATCATCGCGAGCCTGGGATATGGCATCGTCAA GCCACGGCTGGGGGCTCTTTTGAATCGGGTCGTGGGCGTGGGACTGATGTACTTGATCTTCTCCATCATCGAGGGGGTCCTGCGGGTCAAATCG GCACAAGATGACTTGGTGCTCCTAGCTGCTATCCCTCTGGCTATGCTCGACTCTGCCCTATGCTGGTGGAT CCTCATTAGCCTGGTGCAAACTATGAAGCTGCTGAAACTGCGTCGGAACCTGGTCAAGCTGTCTCTCTACCGCCATTTCACCAATACCCTTATCTTCGCTGTCATCG CGTCTGTTATCTTCATTATCTGGACCACTAAGACTTTCAGGCTCGCCACATGCCAGGCA GACTGGCGGGAGCTCTGGATCGACGATGCTTTCTGGAGGTTCCTCTTCTCTATTATCCTCCTGGTGATCATGTTCCTCTGGAGACCCTCGGCCAATAACCAAAG GTACGCCTTCATGCCCTTGGTGGACGAAGGCAGCGAGCCGGAGGACGAAGACGAGGAGCCCATGGTCAACGAGGCCTTTG AAGGGATGAAGATGAGAAGTTCGAAGCCTGAAGCCAATGGGATCCTCAAGGGCAGCAGAGTG GATGAAGACTTGAAGTGGGTTGAAGAAAACATCCCCTCTTCCATGGCTGATGT CGTGCTCCCTCCTTTGTTAGATTCTGATGAG GAAATAGTGACCACAAAATTTGAAATGTCCAAAATGGAATGA
- the LOC118087208 gene encoding transmembrane protein 87A isoform X4 has product MAAGGRLARCAGPRLPLLRLGLLLAWGATLAPEPASGAASEPGRWNLVAAGNQTKNLFVLSKTMFKDTQIILKFVEKNCVTPDLPLNVTWYLRSSHCHDEVYIDETKADNYLSHYETEASVAGGGQYIWYTTLVPCGQLNELRFPELPKPQKLKPFMEQGVPPSGVKKREAPKQPETKEEAAGKEAGATQVSKDVAKPAASANEKEDKGAAKSAVAKKQKLEVSTVAVTWDDGPYVFLLTIFSIKIPSPNWEIKIDVQMKHPDHQYISASEWPLMVFYMVMCIVYVLYGILWLVLLACYWRDILRIQFWIGGVILLGMLEKAVFYAEFQSIQSQGKSVQGAVIFAEVLCAVKRMLARVLVIIASLGYGIVKPRLGALLNRVVGVGLMYLIFSIIEGVLRVKSEQTKAAALICEIFLAFVDSCIVWWILISLVQTMKLLKLRRNLVKLSLYRHFTNTLIFAVIASVIFIIWTTKTFRLATCQADWRELWIDDAFWRFLFSIILLVIMFLWRPSANNQRYAFMPLVDEGSEPEDEDEEPMVNEAFEGMKMRSSKPEANGILKGSRVDEDLKWVEENIPSSMADVVLPPLLDSDEEIVTTKFEMSKME; this is encoded by the exons ATGGCGGCGGGTGGGCGCCTGGCGCGCTGCGCGGGGCCGCGGCTGCCGCTCCtccggctggggctgctgctcgCCTGGGGGGCTACCCTGGCGCCGGAGCCGGCCAGCGGGGCCGCATCGGAGCCCGGCCGCTGGAACCTGGTCGCCGCGGGG AACCAAACGAAGAACTTGTTTGTCTTATCCAAAACAATGTTCAAGGACACCCAGATTATCCTCAAAT TTGTGGAAAAGAACTGTGTTACCCCTGATTTGCCCCTGAACGTCACCTGGTACCTCCGCAGCTCCCATTGCCACGACGAGGTCTACATAGAT GAAACCAAGGCGGACAACTACCTGAGCCATTACGAAACGGAGGCCAGCGTCGCCGGAGGCGGCCAGTACATTTGGTACACGACCCTGGTTCCGTGCGGCCAGCTCAATGAG CTGCGCTTCCCAGAGCTGCCGAAGCCCCAAAAGCTGAAGCCTTTCATGGAGCAAGGCGTG CCCCCGTCGGGAGTGAAGAAGAGGGAGGCTCCCAAGCAGCCAGAGACCAAAGAAGAGGCGGCGGGGAAGGAGGCCGGAGCCACACAAGTGAGCAAGGATGTCGCGaagccggctgcctcggccaacgAGAAGGAAGACAAAGGTGCCGCAAAGAGCGCCGTGGCGAAGAAGCAGAAGTTAGAG GTTTCGACGGTCGCCGTGACCTGGGATGACGGGCCTTACGTCTTCCTCCTCACGATCTTCAGCATCAAGATCCCGAGTCCCAACTGGGAGATCAAAA TTGACGTGCAGATGAAGCACCCCGACCATCAGTACATCTCTGCCTCCGAGTGGCCTCTGATGGTG TTCTACATGGTGATGTGCATTGTCTATGTGCTTTATGGGATCCTCTGGCTGGTCCTGCTGGCCTGCTACTGGCGAGACATCCTTCGCATCCAGTTCTGGATTGGCGGCGTCATCCTCTTGGGAATGCTGGAGAAGGCCGTCTTCTACGCCGAGTTCCAGAGCATCCAGAGCCAAGGGAAGTCAG TTCAAGGGGCGGTGATATTTGCCGAGGTCCTCTGTGCCGTGAAGCGGATGCTGGCCCGGGTGCTGGTCATCATCGCGAGCCTGGGATATGGCATCGTCAA GCCACGGCTGGGGGCTCTTTTGAATCGGGTCGTGGGCGTGGGACTGATGTACTTGATCTTCTCCATCATCGAGGGGGTCCTGCGGGTCAAATCG GAGCAAACTAAAGCCGCCGCGCTCATCTGTGAAATTTTCCTGGCGTTTGTGGATTCATGTATCGTCTGGTGGAT CCTCATTAGCCTGGTGCAAACTATGAAGCTGCTGAAACTGCGTCGGAACCTGGTCAAGCTGTCTCTCTACCGCCATTTCACCAATACCCTTATCTTCGCTGTCATCG CGTCTGTTATCTTCATTATCTGGACCACTAAGACTTTCAGGCTCGCCACATGCCAGGCA GACTGGCGGGAGCTCTGGATCGACGATGCTTTCTGGAGGTTCCTCTTCTCTATTATCCTCCTGGTGATCATGTTCCTCTGGAGACCCTCGGCCAATAACCAAAG GTACGCCTTCATGCCCTTGGTGGACGAAGGCAGCGAGCCGGAGGACGAAGACGAGGAGCCCATGGTCAACGAGGCCTTTG AAGGGATGAAGATGAGAAGTTCGAAGCCTGAAGCCAATGGGATCCTCAAGGGCAGCAGAGTG GATGAAGACTTGAAGTGGGTTGAAGAAAACATCCCCTCTTCCATGGCTGATGT CGTGCTCCCTCCTTTGTTAGATTCTGATGAG GAAATAGTGACCACAAAATTTGAAATGTCCAAAATGGAATGA
- the LOC118087208 gene encoding transmembrane protein 87A isoform X3 — protein sequence MAAGGRLARCAGPRLPLLRLGLLLAWGATLAPEPASGAASEPGRWNLVAAGNQTKNLFVLSKTMFKDTQIILKFVEKNCVTPDLPLNVTWYLRSSHCHDEVYIDETKADNYLSHYETEASVAGGGQYIWYTTLVPCGQLNELRFPELPKPQKLKPFMEQGVVSSPPSGVKKREAPKQPETKEEAAGKEAGATQVSKDVAKPAASANEKEDKGAAKSAVAKKQKLEVSTVAVTWDDGPYVFLLTIFSIKIPSPNWEIKIDVQMKHPDHQYISASEWPLMVFYMVMCIVYVLYGILWLVLLACYWRDILRIQFWIGGVILLGMLEKAVFYAEFQSIQSQGKSVQGAVIFAEVLCAVKRMLARVLVIIASLGYGIVKPRLGALLNRVVGVGLMYLIFSIIEGVLRVKSEQTKAAALICEIFLAFVDSCIVWWILISLVQTMKLLKLRRNLVKLSLYRHFTNTLIFAVIASVIFIIWTTKTFRLATCQADWRELWIDDAFWRFLFSIILLVIMFLWRPSANNQRYAFMPLVDEGSEPEDEDEEPMVNEAFGMKMRSSKPEANGILKGSRVDEDLKWVEENIPSSMADVVLPPLLDSDEEIVTTKFEMSKME from the exons ATGGCGGCGGGTGGGCGCCTGGCGCGCTGCGCGGGGCCGCGGCTGCCGCTCCtccggctggggctgctgctcgCCTGGGGGGCTACCCTGGCGCCGGAGCCGGCCAGCGGGGCCGCATCGGAGCCCGGCCGCTGGAACCTGGTCGCCGCGGGG AACCAAACGAAGAACTTGTTTGTCTTATCCAAAACAATGTTCAAGGACACCCAGATTATCCTCAAAT TTGTGGAAAAGAACTGTGTTACCCCTGATTTGCCCCTGAACGTCACCTGGTACCTCCGCAGCTCCCATTGCCACGACGAGGTCTACATAGAT GAAACCAAGGCGGACAACTACCTGAGCCATTACGAAACGGAGGCCAGCGTCGCCGGAGGCGGCCAGTACATTTGGTACACGACCCTGGTTCCGTGCGGCCAGCTCAATGAG CTGCGCTTCCCAGAGCTGCCGAAGCCCCAAAAGCTGAAGCCTTTCATGGAGCAAGGCGTGGTTAGTTCG CCCCCGTCGGGAGTGAAGAAGAGGGAGGCTCCCAAGCAGCCAGAGACCAAAGAAGAGGCGGCGGGGAAGGAGGCCGGAGCCACACAAGTGAGCAAGGATGTCGCGaagccggctgcctcggccaacgAGAAGGAAGACAAAGGTGCCGCAAAGAGCGCCGTGGCGAAGAAGCAGAAGTTAGAG GTTTCGACGGTCGCCGTGACCTGGGATGACGGGCCTTACGTCTTCCTCCTCACGATCTTCAGCATCAAGATCCCGAGTCCCAACTGGGAGATCAAAA TTGACGTGCAGATGAAGCACCCCGACCATCAGTACATCTCTGCCTCCGAGTGGCCTCTGATGGTG TTCTACATGGTGATGTGCATTGTCTATGTGCTTTATGGGATCCTCTGGCTGGTCCTGCTGGCCTGCTACTGGCGAGACATCCTTCGCATCCAGTTCTGGATTGGCGGCGTCATCCTCTTGGGAATGCTGGAGAAGGCCGTCTTCTACGCCGAGTTCCAGAGCATCCAGAGCCAAGGGAAGTCAG TTCAAGGGGCGGTGATATTTGCCGAGGTCCTCTGTGCCGTGAAGCGGATGCTGGCCCGGGTGCTGGTCATCATCGCGAGCCTGGGATATGGCATCGTCAA GCCACGGCTGGGGGCTCTTTTGAATCGGGTCGTGGGCGTGGGACTGATGTACTTGATCTTCTCCATCATCGAGGGGGTCCTGCGGGTCAAATCG GAGCAAACTAAAGCCGCCGCGCTCATCTGTGAAATTTTCCTGGCGTTTGTGGATTCATGTATCGTCTGGTGGAT CCTCATTAGCCTGGTGCAAACTATGAAGCTGCTGAAACTGCGTCGGAACCTGGTCAAGCTGTCTCTCTACCGCCATTTCACCAATACCCTTATCTTCGCTGTCATCG CGTCTGTTATCTTCATTATCTGGACCACTAAGACTTTCAGGCTCGCCACATGCCAGGCA GACTGGCGGGAGCTCTGGATCGACGATGCTTTCTGGAGGTTCCTCTTCTCTATTATCCTCCTGGTGATCATGTTCCTCTGGAGACCCTCGGCCAATAACCAAAG GTACGCCTTCATGCCCTTGGTGGACGAAGGCAGCGAGCCGGAGGACGAAGACGAGGAGCCCATGGTCAACGAGGCCTTTG GGATGAAGATGAGAAGTTCGAAGCCTGAAGCCAATGGGATCCTCAAGGGCAGCAGAGTG GATGAAGACTTGAAGTGGGTTGAAGAAAACATCCCCTCTTCCATGGCTGATGT CGTGCTCCCTCCTTTGTTAGATTCTGATGAG GAAATAGTGACCACAAAATTTGAAATGTCCAAAATGGAATGA
- the LOC118087208 gene encoding transmembrane protein 87A isoform X1, whose translation MAAGGRLARCAGPRLPLLRLGLLLAWGATLAPEPASGAASEPGRWNLVAAGNQTKNLFVLSKTMFKDTQIILKFVEKNCVTPDLPLNVTWYLRSSHCHDEVYIDETKADNYLSHYETEASVAGGGQYIWYTTLVPCGQLNELRFPELPKPQKLKPFMEQGVVSSPPSGVKKREAPKQPETKEEAAGKEAGATQVSKDVAKPAASANEKEDKGAAKSAVAKKQKLEVSTVAVTWDDGPYVFLLTIFSIKIPSPNWEIKIDVQMKHPDHQYISASEWPLMVFYMVMCIVYVLYGILWLVLLACYWRDILRIQFWIGGVILLGMLEKAVFYAEFQSIQSQGKSVQGAVIFAEVLCAVKRMLARVLVIIASLGYGIVKPRLGALLNRVVGVGLMYLIFSIIEGVLRVKSEQTKAAALICEIFLAFVDSCIVWWILISLVQTMKLLKLRRNLVKLSLYRHFTNTLIFAVIASVIFIIWTTKTFRLATCQADWRELWIDDAFWRFLFSIILLVIMFLWRPSANNQRYAFMPLVDEGSEPEDEDEEPMVNEAFEGMKMRSSKPEANGILKGSRVDEDLKWVEENIPSSMADVVLPPLLDSDEEIVTTKFEMSKME comes from the exons ATGGCGGCGGGTGGGCGCCTGGCGCGCTGCGCGGGGCCGCGGCTGCCGCTCCtccggctggggctgctgctcgCCTGGGGGGCTACCCTGGCGCCGGAGCCGGCCAGCGGGGCCGCATCGGAGCCCGGCCGCTGGAACCTGGTCGCCGCGGGG AACCAAACGAAGAACTTGTTTGTCTTATCCAAAACAATGTTCAAGGACACCCAGATTATCCTCAAAT TTGTGGAAAAGAACTGTGTTACCCCTGATTTGCCCCTGAACGTCACCTGGTACCTCCGCAGCTCCCATTGCCACGACGAGGTCTACATAGAT GAAACCAAGGCGGACAACTACCTGAGCCATTACGAAACGGAGGCCAGCGTCGCCGGAGGCGGCCAGTACATTTGGTACACGACCCTGGTTCCGTGCGGCCAGCTCAATGAG CTGCGCTTCCCAGAGCTGCCGAAGCCCCAAAAGCTGAAGCCTTTCATGGAGCAAGGCGTGGTTAGTTCG CCCCCGTCGGGAGTGAAGAAGAGGGAGGCTCCCAAGCAGCCAGAGACCAAAGAAGAGGCGGCGGGGAAGGAGGCCGGAGCCACACAAGTGAGCAAGGATGTCGCGaagccggctgcctcggccaacgAGAAGGAAGACAAAGGTGCCGCAAAGAGCGCCGTGGCGAAGAAGCAGAAGTTAGAG GTTTCGACGGTCGCCGTGACCTGGGATGACGGGCCTTACGTCTTCCTCCTCACGATCTTCAGCATCAAGATCCCGAGTCCCAACTGGGAGATCAAAA TTGACGTGCAGATGAAGCACCCCGACCATCAGTACATCTCTGCCTCCGAGTGGCCTCTGATGGTG TTCTACATGGTGATGTGCATTGTCTATGTGCTTTATGGGATCCTCTGGCTGGTCCTGCTGGCCTGCTACTGGCGAGACATCCTTCGCATCCAGTTCTGGATTGGCGGCGTCATCCTCTTGGGAATGCTGGAGAAGGCCGTCTTCTACGCCGAGTTCCAGAGCATCCAGAGCCAAGGGAAGTCAG TTCAAGGGGCGGTGATATTTGCCGAGGTCCTCTGTGCCGTGAAGCGGATGCTGGCCCGGGTGCTGGTCATCATCGCGAGCCTGGGATATGGCATCGTCAA GCCACGGCTGGGGGCTCTTTTGAATCGGGTCGTGGGCGTGGGACTGATGTACTTGATCTTCTCCATCATCGAGGGGGTCCTGCGGGTCAAATCG GAGCAAACTAAAGCCGCCGCGCTCATCTGTGAAATTTTCCTGGCGTTTGTGGATTCATGTATCGTCTGGTGGAT CCTCATTAGCCTGGTGCAAACTATGAAGCTGCTGAAACTGCGTCGGAACCTGGTCAAGCTGTCTCTCTACCGCCATTTCACCAATACCCTTATCTTCGCTGTCATCG CGTCTGTTATCTTCATTATCTGGACCACTAAGACTTTCAGGCTCGCCACATGCCAGGCA GACTGGCGGGAGCTCTGGATCGACGATGCTTTCTGGAGGTTCCTCTTCTCTATTATCCTCCTGGTGATCATGTTCCTCTGGAGACCCTCGGCCAATAACCAAAG GTACGCCTTCATGCCCTTGGTGGACGAAGGCAGCGAGCCGGAGGACGAAGACGAGGAGCCCATGGTCAACGAGGCCTTTG AAGGGATGAAGATGAGAAGTTCGAAGCCTGAAGCCAATGGGATCCTCAAGGGCAGCAGAGTG GATGAAGACTTGAAGTGGGTTGAAGAAAACATCCCCTCTTCCATGGCTGATGT CGTGCTCCCTCCTTTGTTAGATTCTGATGAG GAAATAGTGACCACAAAATTTGAAATGTCCAAAATGGAATGA